One genomic window of Kiritimatiellia bacterium includes the following:
- the rpmH gene encoding 50S ribosomal protein L34 — MKRTYQPSKIKRKRTHGFRKRMKTRDGRQVLQRRRRKGRKELTRV, encoded by the coding sequence ATGAAACGCACATATCAACCCTCCAAGATCAAGCGGAAACGCACGCACGGATTCCGCAAACGGATGAAAACCCGGGACGGTCGCCAGGTTCTTCAGCGGCGCCGACGAAAGGGGCGGAAAGAGCTCACACGCGTCTGA